DNA sequence from the Vanrija pseudolonga chromosome 7, complete sequence genome:
tcggggccgaggtcgacattCGACTTGGCGCCGTACGGGTCAGTCGAGTTGGCGCCCAGCGTCGCCTTGAGCCacttgtcgacggcgtcgatgcTCTGCGCGCCCGTCTTGCCCTTGACCACCTTGACCGTGTCggtggcgagcacgtcggtcgTGCCCTCCCAGATGGACAGGACGTTGGCGTCGCGGAACAGACGCGCAATGTTCATCTCGGGGTTCTCCTGGTTCTCCAtgaagccgacgccgccgagcgactCCATGCACTCCTGCAGGCCGGCGATGCCGTTCTTGGCCGTGCGCGCCTTGGACACGGGCGTGATGAGGCGCACAAGCGCCGCGACCTGGTTGTGGTCGGTCGGGATGATGGACGCGGTAGGCGAGTCGGGGTTCTCAGACTTGCCCACGAGCGCGGCAACAAacacggcgaggagcgtgtcggcgcggtAGCCGAGCGTGATGCCGGCAATCGTCTTGGTGTAGCGGGGCAGCGTGCGCAGCTTGTCGGGCAGACCcttgagggcgagggagggcATGACGCGCTGGCGACCAAAGCTgcgggcgatggcgaggccgcggcccCAGAAGCCAGTGGACGAGCCGGCATTGTACAGCCTGGTGACGTTGAGCAGCGTCGCAATGTTGGCGACACCGCGGCCCTCGGTACCGACAAGCCACGCGCGCATgcccttgacctcgacctcggcggtcGGGAGGGCCTTTGTGCCGAGCTTGTTCTTGAGCCTCTGGATGCGGATGCCGTTCATGGCGACGTCGCCTGCGgggtcgagcttgcgcgtgGGCGCGAAGAAGCAGCCGAGGCCCTTCTCCGtctgcgcgaggagcagcacgCAGCCGCAGTCGGTCGCTGACGAGAACCACTTGAAGCCGTCGATACACCATGGGCCAAGCGGGTTACCGTCAATGTCCGTCTCGCCATTGTCGCCCTCGTACGTCGCGACCGTctcggtgccggcgacgtcggAGCCGCCGGGGCGCTCCGTCATCCACTGGCCCGAGGTCCACGcgacctcggggtcgagggaGAGTAGACGCTCAACGGCGCGGGTGAACACCTTGCGCTTGATGCTGCGGTTttcctccttgtcgtcgtaTGCGCGCGAGCCGGGCGCGATGCGCTGCAGCTCGCGGAGGAgcacgctcgtcgcgccgtcctGCATCGCCGAGGGGCAGGTgacgacggccgacgacgggccccACTGGTGCAGCTTGAGGAACtgcgccacgcgcgccgacgcgccaaGCGACGAGTCGTAGCCTGTCGCCACGATACCGTTGCGGATCCCAATGTTCTGCAGCTCCTTCCATCCGGGCGAGGTCACGAGGGCGTCGGGGATCGGGTGGCCAAACGACGAGAAACCCGTGCCCTTGATGTATGGCAGGTCGTGCTCTGCATTAGCGACGAGCGCGTACGTCTTGGGGTCGATGACGAGATCGCACAAGGCATGCAAGTGCGGGTAAAACTCCTTGTAGACCTGCTCTGGCAGGAAGAGCTTTGCGCTGCGGTCGAGGATCGGGTCGTCCTCCAGCGCATTGTACAGCTTTGGGTGAGGCTGAAAGTACCCCGAGGTCGATGTCGCGCCTACGAGCTTTGGCAtggttgtgtgtgtgtgagtgaggtgagtgagagagtgagagagcAACGTCACAATATATGCGCGATGggatctcgacctcgtcgtcgtcagttGACCCCCACTTCGGTTATGGCATTAttgccgcggcggcaggcgggggcCCGGAGGCAGGGCTGGCTTACGTCCATGACAGTGACGAGATATACACCCAGGCTTGCTCTGCATATGCATTGTTCGACGCCTCGTATGCATTCTACACAGCGGTACACAGCGGCAAGGGACGCTCCCTATGCATGCATctagcagcagcacgcgtcGACGTTTGGCCCCTTGGTGGTGTCGGCGGTCGCTGTTCGGCGTTCGGGAGCTCGGGAGTGGACGGGGGCACTCGCGCCAAGGCAGCCAAGTGAGGAGTGCCACACACGACGGCCGGCGACGTTGGGTCGGCCGGCTGGGTCTGTTGAGCGTTCCGTCCACTTTGATGCGTTGCATTGTCTCTTtctgtctctctctctgttGACATTTGACTTCCAGCGGCATCAGCGGCAACAgcgacgccagcgtcgccagcgtcgccagTCAGCCGGCAACGGCCGGCCGAGACGAGATCTAACGCGACGGTGCGACACACTAACTACCGGCTCGGCCGTCTGATCTGATTAATGATGGCCTTGGAATGGTGCTGGTGTCAACGGCGCATAGCGAGGCGgctcgcggctgcggctCACTCACTCTGGATAAAGTCGCTGCAGATCGTCCAGCAGCCGAGACGGAGCCGAACATGTCTCACACACC
Encoded proteins:
- the acdh-11_1 gene encoding Acyl-CoA dehydrogenase family member 11, producing MPKLVGATSTSGYFQPHPKLYNALEDDPILDRSAKLFLPEQVYKEFYPHLHALCDLVIDPKTYALVANAEHDLPYIKGTGFSSFGHPIPDALVTSPGWKELQNIGIRNGIVATGYDSSLGASARVAQFLKLHQWGPSSAVVTCPSAMQDGATSVLLRELQRIAPGSRAYDDKEENRSIKRKVFTRAVERLLSLDPEVAWTSGQWMTERPGGSDVAGTETVATYEGDNGETDIDGNPLGPWCIDGFKWFSSATDCGCVLLLAQTEKGLGCFFAPTRKLDPAGDVAMNGIRIQRLKNKLGTKALPTAEVEVKGMRAWLVGTEGRGVANIATLLNVTRLYNAGSSTGFWGRGLAIARSFGRQRVMPSLALKGLPDKLRTLPRYTKTIAGITLGYRADTLLAVFVAALVGKSENPDSPTASIIPTDHNQVAALVRLITPVSKARTAKNGIAGLQECMESLGGVGFMENQENPEMNIARLFRDANVLSIWEGTTDVLATDTVKVVKGKTGAQSIDAVDKWLKATLGANSTDPYGAKSNVDLGPEKAAILKAWSVFVYNASARDKEELLAYGREVVAEIGDVLCATLLVADAESDNDLTAIECARRFVRTRGTFGFDGKEQSDWKSVSRWDDKISFEREPPAPKPRAKL